Part of the Salinimonas lutimaris genome, CTTCTTTTACATTGACCGCAGCAGTGGCTATCTGGTTCTTAATATGTTTATTTTCCAGTACATCCGCTGAGATACGCATGGCCTCAAGCAGTGGCACCGCACTGGAAGACAAAATACTCAGTGTTCTGGCAAACCGGGCGGTATTTAATCCGCGGGACACCTTGCCTAACAACGGCAGGCGTAAAATCAGCTGATGATACTTCAGTTTCAGGGCCGGGCGTTGCAATAAGCGCTGCACCAGCACCGCCAGCACACCCAGCACAATAAGCAGATACACGCCGTAGGCCTGCAGCCAGCTACTGATACTGATAAGCAGCTGGGTAATGGCTGGCAAATCCTGTCCCATATGATCAAACTGACCCACAATTTTAGGCACCACCACAGTGAGTAGCAGCAAAACAATACCAATGGCAAAAAACATCATCAGGGAAGGATAAATCATCGCCTGGGTGATCTGACTACGGGTTTGCTGACGCCGCTCGGTATAGTCGGCCAGACGATTAAGCACCGTATCCAGGTGACCTGACTTTTCGCCGGCTGCCACCATGGCCCGATAAAGCTCATCAAACACACTGGGAAATTCGCCCATGGCGTCAGCCAGGCCATGGCCTTCCACCACCTTACTGCGTACCGCCATCATCATATTGCGCTGGGCGGGCTTGCTGGACTGCTCTGCCACCGCCAGCAGCGCTTCTTCTATCGGCAGGGCAGATTCTACCAGAGTAGCCAGCTGACGGGTCAAAAGCGCCAGTTCAGCAGCAGAAATACGCGGTTTAAACAGGTTGAAACCACTGCTCTTGCTGCGCTGCTTTTCAGCCACCTGTTCAACATCCGTCGGGATCAGACCTTTTTCACGCAGCTGCTGGCGCACCTGGCGGGCATTATCTCCTTCCAGAACGCCACTGACATTACGGCCCTTAGCATTGACTGCCTTGTACGAAAATGCCGCCATGCCTAATCTTCCCGGGTGACCCGCAATACCTCTTCAAGAGAAGTCACGCCTGCCAGCACTTTGCGGCAGCCGTCTTCACGGATACTGGGGGTGTATTTTCGAATATGACGTTCAATGGCCTGCTCGCCTTTCCCGGCATGCATCATGTCGCGAATCGCTTCATCAATCAGCAGCAGTTCATGAATGCCGGTCCGGCCGCGATAACCAGTCTGGTTACAGGCCGCGCAGCCTTTGGGGGCATAAATATCCGGTATGCTGGCCAGCTCAGACACGCCCAGTACCAGTGCTTCGCTTTCGCTGGGCGCATGGGCCACCTTACAGTCCGGACACAGGGTTCTGACCAGGCGCTGGGATAATACCGCCAGCAAGCTGGACGATAACAAAAACGGCTCAATACCCATGTCTTCCAAACGGGTAATCGCACCGGCAGCGGTGTTGGTATGCAGGGTGGATAATACTAAGTGACCGGTTAAACTGGCCTGAACCGCAATTTGCGCGGTTTCGATATCCCGAATCTCACCGACCATCACGACATCAGGATCCTGACGCAAAATAGCCCGCAGTCCACGGGCAAAGGTCATATCCACCCGCGGGTTTACCTGGGTCTGGCCAATGCCCTGTAAATCAAATTCAATCGGGTCTTCCACCGTCAGAATATTGCGATCTTTACTGTTAATCTCGGTCAGGCCAGCATACAAGGTGGTACTTTTACCCGAGCCCGTTGGACCGGTCACCAGAATAATGCCGTGCGGTTTGCGAATCAGGCCGGAGAAATGATCCCGGTTAGCCTTGGTCATACCCAAATCTTCCAGATTCAGGCGGGCATTATTTTTATCCAGCAAACGCAGTACCACCCGCTCGCCGTGGCTTGACGGCATGGTCGATACCCGCACATCCACTGCCCGGCCCGCGATCCGTAATGTGATACGGCCATCCTGCGGCACCCGCTTTTCGGCAATATCCAGCTTGGCCATAACCTTGATACGCGATACCAGCATGGAGGAGAGTTTGCGATTAGGCCGCAGAATCTCGCGCAGCACACCGTCTACCCGAAACCGCACCACCAGCTGGTTTTCAAAGGTTTCGATGTGAATATCCGACGCCCCTTCCTTGATGGCCTCACCCAGCATGGCGTTAATCAGCTTGATAATCGGAGCATCATCTTCGCTGTCGAGTAAGTCCTCGGTGTCCGGCAGCTCGTCAGCCAGGGCAAACAAATCACTTTCGTTGCCCAAGTCTTCCATTAGCTGTTTAGCGGCAGAGGAGTCGCGCTGAAACGCCTGAGTCAGAAAACGCTCAAAGTCGTCTTCGGGAATTTCCTGTAGGGTAAACGGCTCACCAAAAAAGCGGCGCACCTCTGCAAACACGGTGAAAGGCGTACTGGCGGTATGGTACAGGATCGCCGGCTGCTGATTGGTTTCCAGCAGCACATGATTGCGCCGGGCAAAGCTAAAGCTCAACTGGCGCGGGCCACCATCGGGCTCACCGCTGCCGGTTTCGTCCAGCGCTTCTTCCTGCGCCTGTAGGGCAGCCTGCTGAAGCTGTTCTTCCGTGCCTGCCATAATTAATCGTTATCCTGTTTTTTCTGCTGCTCCAGAATATAGTCTTCAAACGATGGTGGCAGCGCCAGTGAATCATCCCACTCTGGCATAGTTGGCTGGTCATCTTTAGACATAAACGATGCGCCTTCCTGCTGATGACGCAGTTGCTGGGCCCGGATATAGTTATACTTGCGATGGCTGATTTCATTCATGGTCACCCC contains:
- the gspF gene encoding type II secretion system inner membrane protein GspF gives rise to the protein MAAFSYKAVNAKGRNVSGVLEGDNARQVRQQLREKGLIPTDVEQVAEKQRSKSSGFNLFKPRISAAELALLTRQLATLVESALPIEEALLAVAEQSSKPAQRNMMMAVRSKVVEGHGLADAMGEFPSVFDELYRAMVAAGEKSGHLDTVLNRLADYTERRQQTRSQITQAMIYPSLMMFFAIGIVLLLLTVVVPKIVGQFDHMGQDLPAITQLLISISSWLQAYGVYLLIVLGVLAVLVQRLLQRPALKLKYHQLILRLPLLGKVSRGLNTARFARTLSILSSSAVPLLEAMRISADVLENKHIKNQIATAAVNVKEGSSLRAALDNTGMFPPMMMHMIASGEKSGELQGMLARAADNQDREFESLVSVSLKVFEPLLIVTMAGVVLFIVMAILQPILALNNMVNL
- the gspE gene encoding type II secretion system ATPase GspE, encoding MAGTEEQLQQAALQAQEEALDETGSGEPDGGPRQLSFSFARRNHVLLETNQQPAILYHTASTPFTVFAEVRRFFGEPFTLQEIPEDDFERFLTQAFQRDSSAAKQLMEDLGNESDLFALADELPDTEDLLDSEDDAPIIKLINAMLGEAIKEGASDIHIETFENQLVVRFRVDGVLREILRPNRKLSSMLVSRIKVMAKLDIAEKRVPQDGRITLRIAGRAVDVRVSTMPSSHGERVVLRLLDKNNARLNLEDLGMTKANRDHFSGLIRKPHGIILVTGPTGSGKSTTLYAGLTEINSKDRNILTVEDPIEFDLQGIGQTQVNPRVDMTFARGLRAILRQDPDVVMVGEIRDIETAQIAVQASLTGHLVLSTLHTNTAAGAITRLEDMGIEPFLLSSSLLAVLSQRLVRTLCPDCKVAHAPSESEALVLGVSELASIPDIYAPKGCAACNQTGYRGRTGIHELLLIDEAIRDMMHAGKGEQAIERHIRKYTPSIREDGCRKVLAGVTSLEEVLRVTRED